One genomic segment of Vibrio penaeicida includes these proteins:
- a CDS encoding cysteate racemase: MNNIRMDRVIGVLGGMGPLATAEFMKKVILHTPASVDQEHIPMLIRNIPQVPDRTNFLMGFGTDPFAALEHGFGELLKAGATCIVIPCNTAHHWYERLIHNRHVHTISIIESVVEQAISRGFQRVGILATDATIQTNLYQSSLGQYGIEALVPNHWQQMAVMEGIKAVKSGHLNVATNIIEPIFDELVKRGADAVILGCTEIPVALEKIEQEVPEKCLDSLEILAQKCVLWAKSSA; the protein is encoded by the coding sequence ATGAATAATATCAGAATGGACAGAGTTATTGGTGTTCTTGGTGGTATGGGACCGCTTGCTACTGCCGAGTTTATGAAGAAGGTCATATTACATACGCCCGCCAGTGTCGATCAGGAACACATTCCTATGCTTATTCGGAATATTCCACAAGTCCCTGACCGTACAAATTTCTTGATGGGTTTTGGGACCGATCCTTTTGCCGCGCTTGAACACGGTTTTGGGGAACTGCTCAAAGCTGGAGCGACGTGCATTGTTATCCCCTGTAATACGGCTCACCACTGGTACGAGCGCCTCATTCATAACAGACACGTTCACACAATTAGTATTATCGAAAGTGTCGTTGAACAAGCAATCTCCCGTGGTTTTCAGCGTGTTGGCATACTGGCCACCGATGCCACTATTCAAACCAACTTATACCAATCTTCATTAGGGCAGTATGGCATTGAAGCACTAGTCCCTAACCACTGGCAGCAAATGGCCGTTATGGAGGGGATTAAAGCGGTGAAATCTGGGCATTTGAACGTGGCCACCAATATTATCGAGCCCATTTTCGATGAATTGGTAAAGCGCGGTGCTGACGCAGTGATCTTAGGGTGTACTGAGATCCCTGTTGCTCTAGAAAAAATCGAACAAGAAGTGCCTGAGAAATGCTTGGACTCTTTAGAAATTTTGGCTCAAAAGTGCGTACTTTGGGCTAAGTCATCGGCATAA
- a CDS encoding LysR family transcriptional regulator, protein MNIESKWLEDFEALAEYRSFSKAAQLRNMTQPAFSRRIQSLEEALGSQLIDRSKVPIELTPSGRVFRTSARNLLIQITDSVDQLLGISRLDGNVVKIAAAHSLASSLVPKLHAMRNSESIKPVLSVEAIDVDRAIEALQQGECDILLAFDDERLRLPPYMSLKVGDAELLPVCACNENGQAIYQLESQETIPCLAYSLNSYMGRQVEKVRPHSNLDVVFTSSMTDLLKTQVLNGAGVAWLPDYAIQKELRNNELTVVGADDLICPISFYAYRYQARLHKAGEHIWHGLRELAAVV, encoded by the coding sequence ATGAATATAGAAAGTAAATGGTTAGAAGATTTTGAAGCGCTAGCCGAATACCGGAGCTTTTCCAAAGCGGCACAACTCAGAAACATGACGCAGCCGGCATTCAGCCGGAGGATTCAATCGCTTGAAGAGGCATTGGGCTCACAGTTGATCGATAGAAGCAAAGTCCCCATTGAGTTGACCCCAAGTGGGCGAGTATTCCGAACGTCAGCCCGAAATCTGTTGATTCAAATTACCGACTCCGTCGATCAATTACTGGGAATATCTCGGCTTGATGGTAACGTGGTCAAAATTGCGGCGGCGCATTCTTTGGCAAGCAGTTTGGTGCCTAAACTTCACGCAATGAGAAACAGTGAAAGCATCAAGCCGGTTTTGAGCGTAGAAGCGATCGATGTGGATCGGGCAATTGAAGCGCTGCAACAAGGAGAGTGCGACATTTTGCTCGCATTCGATGATGAAAGGTTAAGGCTACCGCCTTATATGTCTTTGAAGGTGGGGGATGCCGAGCTGTTGCCTGTGTGCGCTTGTAACGAAAATGGGCAAGCAATTTACCAGTTAGAAAGCCAAGAAACGATCCCTTGTTTGGCATATAGCCTAAATTCGTACATGGGCAGACAGGTTGAAAAAGTGCGCCCTCATTCTAATTTAGACGTGGTGTTTACTTCGTCCATGACGGATTTGCTAAAAACTCAAGTGCTAAACGGGGCGGGTGTTGCGTGGCTGCCAGACTACGCCATTCAAAAGGAACTGAGAAACAACGAGCTTACCGTAGTAGGGGCAGATGATCTGATTTGCCCGATCTCTTTCTACGCTTACCGCTATCAAGCGAGGTTGCACAAAGCCGGAGAGCATATCTGGCATGGGTTAAGAGAACTTGCAGCAGTGGTATAA
- a CDS encoding substrate-binding domain-containing protein codes for MATMKDIAKLAGVSTSTVSHVINKSRYVSEEISLRVNNAAKELNYYAPSALARSLKINRTQTIGMLVTTSTNPFFGEVVKGVERSCYQKGYNLILCNTEGDNERMKASIDTLLQRRVDGLLLMCSTLEGEKIDVFDRYPDIPVVVMDWGPMLFASDKIQDNSLRGGYMAAKHLIESGHQNIGCITGPLAKHQAQMRYEGYKRAMNEEGLAFNPDWIIESDFECEGGYEAFKKMHAKGPLPSAIFVCNDMMAMGAINAAHEMGIQIPDDVSLIGYDDIHIAKFMTPPLTTIHQPKHSLGKAAVETLLKKLEKETTEPQVVQLEPTLVIRNSVDVIG; via the coding sequence ATGGCAACGATGAAAGACATAGCAAAACTCGCAGGAGTTTCTACATCGACTGTTAGCCATGTCATAAATAAATCTCGTTATGTCAGCGAAGAAATCTCGCTTCGTGTCAACAACGCCGCCAAAGAACTCAATTACTACGCGCCTTCAGCTTTGGCGCGTAGCCTCAAAATCAATCGTACTCAAACCATAGGCATGCTAGTGACAACCTCGACCAACCCCTTCTTCGGAGAAGTGGTAAAAGGGGTCGAGCGCAGTTGTTATCAAAAGGGCTACAACCTCATTTTGTGTAACACCGAAGGTGACAATGAACGCATGAAAGCCTCTATCGATACGTTACTGCAAAGGCGCGTCGATGGCTTACTGCTGATGTGTTCCACCCTTGAAGGTGAGAAAATCGACGTTTTCGATCGCTACCCTGATATTCCAGTGGTGGTGATGGATTGGGGGCCGATGCTGTTTGCCAGCGACAAAATTCAAGATAACTCCCTGCGCGGTGGTTACATGGCCGCGAAGCACCTGATTGAATCAGGGCACCAAAACATTGGTTGCATTACTGGTCCGTTAGCCAAACATCAGGCGCAAATGCGTTATGAAGGCTATAAACGCGCAATGAATGAGGAAGGGTTAGCATTCAACCCAGATTGGATCATTGAATCGGACTTTGAATGTGAGGGCGGGTATGAAGCATTCAAGAAAATGCACGCAAAAGGGCCGTTGCCGAGTGCCATATTTGTTTGTAACGACATGATGGCGATGGGGGCAATCAACGCCGCACATGAAATGGGCATTCAAATCCCAGACGACGTGTCACTGATTGGCTACGATGACATTCATATCGCAAAGTTCATGACACCACCACTTACTACTATTCACCAGCCCAAGCACAGCTTAGGGAAAGCGGCGGTAGAGACGTTGCTCAAGAAACTGGAGAAAGAGACAACAGAGCCTCAAGTGGTGCAGTTAGAGCCAACATTGGTGATCAGAAACAGCGTCGATGTTATTGGTTAA
- a CDS encoding nucleotidyltransferase family protein encodes MNAIIELLKRDPLRQKALETVAELELPQGYLAAGFVRNLVWDHLHQKSEPTPLNDVDVIYFDTREHDSQQCLEYEKVFRTRMPQLNWQVRNQATMHSRNGDLPYKSSVDAMSYWPEKETAVGARIIDEGQYEVVSAFGFDSLFDLKITHNTKRSFTIFEQRISNKNWLKQWPKLEVRS; translated from the coding sequence ATGAACGCCATTATCGAACTTCTTAAACGCGATCCTTTACGGCAAAAAGCGTTGGAGACGGTTGCTGAACTTGAACTCCCTCAAGGCTATTTGGCCGCCGGATTTGTTCGGAACTTAGTATGGGATCATCTGCATCAAAAGTCGGAGCCCACGCCACTCAATGACGTGGATGTGATTTACTTTGATACGAGGGAGCACGATTCCCAACAGTGTTTGGAGTACGAAAAAGTGTTCAGAACCCGTATGCCTCAACTCAATTGGCAAGTGCGAAATCAAGCCACAATGCACTCTCGTAATGGCGATTTACCTTACAAAAGTTCGGTGGATGCAATGAGCTACTGGCCCGAGAAAGAAACCGCAGTAGGGGCAAGAATTATCGATGAAGGGCAGTACGAAGTTGTCTCGGCGTTTGGCTTCGACTCACTGTTTGATTTGAAAATCACCCATAACACGAAGCGCTCTTTTACCATATTTGAACAACGCATCTCAAACAAAAACTGGCTTAAACAATGGCCCAAATTAGAAGTTAGAAGTTAG
- the rbsK gene encoding ribokinase, giving the protein MNKLVVLGSVNADHVLQVPSFPRPGETLHGDNYQVIPGGKGANQAVAAARLKADVGFIACVGDDAFGINIRESFQSDGINISGVQVQTNCPTGIAMIQVSDSGENTICLSAEANAKLTAQALEPNLAQIRSAKFLLMQLETPLDGVEKAAQIAKESRTNVILNPAPARELPDSLLECVDVITPNETEAEVLTGITVTDDESAQRAADVLHQKGIEIVMITLGAKGVWLSQNGRGESVPGFRVDAVDTTAAGDTFNGALVTGLLEDMPLESAIQFAHAAAAISVTRFGAQTSIPTREEVEAFIADH; this is encoded by the coding sequence ATGAATAAGTTAGTGGTTTTAGGTAGTGTTAATGCAGACCACGTTCTTCAAGTCCCTTCTTTTCCGAGACCAGGAGAAACACTGCACGGGGATAATTATCAGGTGATTCCCGGTGGCAAAGGTGCCAATCAAGCGGTTGCTGCCGCGCGTTTGAAAGCCGACGTCGGTTTTATTGCGTGTGTGGGTGATGATGCGTTTGGCATCAATATACGTGAAAGCTTCCAATCGGATGGTATCAACATCTCTGGTGTTCAAGTGCAGACCAACTGCCCTACGGGCATCGCCATGATTCAAGTCTCAGATAGTGGTGAAAACACCATTTGCTTGTCTGCCGAGGCGAACGCAAAATTAACCGCACAGGCATTGGAGCCAAATCTAGCGCAGATTCGCAGTGCGAAATTCTTATTAATGCAGCTAGAAACGCCATTAGATGGGGTTGAAAAAGCCGCTCAAATCGCGAAGGAAAGCCGCACCAACGTTATCTTAAACCCTGCCCCCGCCCGTGAATTACCAGACAGTTTGCTTGAATGCGTCGACGTAATAACCCCAAATGAAACTGAGGCAGAAGTGCTAACGGGAATCACGGTTACCGACGATGAATCTGCACAGCGAGCGGCGGATGTCTTGCACCAAAAAGGCATCGAGATCGTTATGATTACGCTGGGAGCGAAAGGCGTATGGCTGAGCCAGAATGGGCGAGGTGAATCGGTACCCGGATTCCGTGTGGACGCTGTGGATACAACGGCTGCAGGAGATACGTTTAATGGGGCATTGGTCACTGGTTTATTAGAAGATATGCCTTTAGAATCAGCTATCCAGTTTGCGCATGCTGCGGCAGCCATTTCCGTTACTCGTTTCGGAGCGCAAACATCTATTCCGACTCGTGAAGAAGTCGAGGCATTTATTGCTGACCATTAA
- the rbsD gene encoding D-ribose pyranase, with the protein MKKSTLINSELSYLVATLGHTDEITICDAGLPIPEAVQRIDLALTHGVPQFLETVKAVLSECQIEGVVIADEFAEISPEHHSMLVAELKKEEQNSGKNIAIHYVSHEAFKTRTHQSRAVIRTGECTPYANVIFQAGECTPYANVIFQAGVVF; encoded by the coding sequence ATGAAGAAAAGTACCCTCATCAACTCGGAATTGTCGTATCTGGTTGCCACTTTAGGTCATACCGATGAAATCACGATTTGTGATGCAGGTTTGCCGATTCCAGAAGCGGTTCAGCGAATCGATTTGGCACTGACGCACGGCGTACCCCAGTTTTTGGAAACGGTTAAAGCAGTGTTGTCTGAGTGCCAAATAGAAGGCGTTGTTATCGCTGATGAATTTGCGGAAATTAGCCCAGAACATCACAGCATGTTGGTGGCGGAATTGAAGAAAGAAGAACAGAACTCCGGCAAAAATATCGCTATTCATTATGTTTCCCACGAAGCATTTAAAACGCGTACGCATCAAAGCCGAGCCGTTATTCGCACTGGCGAATGCACGCCTTACGCAAATGTAATTTTTCAGGCTGGCGAATGCACGCCTTACGCAAATGTAATTTTTCAGGCTGGCGTGGTTTTTTAG
- a CDS encoding dicarboxylate/amino acid:cation symporter, whose product MDRSNKMDVSFPEKGIALWKKIFIGMLCGIVVGIVAGPDAVLLKPIGDIFLNAIKMLIIPLVFCSLVVGVTAISDTQKMGRIAAKSIGIYLVTTALAISLGLIASSLISPGVGLEMSLSATQVASKSEPSFLDTLINLVPKNPISALASGNVLQTIVFAIGLGIALSLSGEKAKPAVRVFESLAEAMYKLTSLVMKFAPYGIFALIAVVAGQYGLDILLPLIKVIFLVYLCCIIQVLVVYSGILKVVANLSPIHYLRALANPAAVAFTTTSSSGTLPVTIRTAHEELGVSREISSFVLPLGATINMDGTAIYQGVAVIFIAQVFGVSLDVQDYLMIIMTSTLASIGTAGVPGAGLIMLSLVLSTVGLPLEGLAIVAGIDRILDMARTSVNVCGDLMISVLISKSEKGLDTSVYEK is encoded by the coding sequence ATGGATAGGTCAAATAAAATGGATGTTTCATTCCCCGAAAAAGGGATCGCACTTTGGAAAAAAATTTTTATTGGTATGCTTTGCGGCATCGTTGTTGGCATTGTGGCGGGCCCCGATGCTGTACTACTAAAACCCATTGGCGACATTTTTCTTAATGCGATAAAAATGCTTATTATCCCTCTTGTATTTTGTTCTCTCGTTGTGGGTGTTACCGCAATAAGTGACACTCAGAAAATGGGGAGAATTGCAGCAAAATCAATCGGTATATATCTTGTAACTACGGCTCTTGCCATTAGCCTTGGTCTGATTGCTTCTTCACTGATTTCGCCAGGGGTAGGGTTAGAAATGAGCCTTTCCGCCACACAAGTTGCCTCCAAATCTGAGCCTTCGTTTTTGGACACATTGATAAATCTGGTACCCAAAAACCCCATTAGCGCTCTGGCCTCTGGTAACGTTTTGCAAACCATTGTTTTCGCTATTGGTCTTGGGATAGCGCTGTCGTTAAGTGGTGAAAAAGCTAAGCCCGCGGTTCGAGTCTTTGAAAGCTTGGCTGAAGCCATGTACAAACTCACCTCACTGGTTATGAAGTTTGCACCCTACGGTATTTTTGCGCTTATCGCCGTGGTCGCTGGGCAATATGGATTGGATATTTTACTGCCGCTTATCAAAGTGATTTTTCTGGTGTACTTATGCTGCATCATACAAGTGTTAGTGGTGTATTCGGGCATTTTAAAGGTCGTAGCAAACCTCAGCCCTATTCACTATTTGCGAGCTTTAGCTAACCCTGCTGCTGTCGCTTTTACTACAACCAGCAGCTCGGGAACATTACCCGTAACCATCCGTACAGCCCATGAAGAATTGGGCGTGTCCCGCGAAATTTCGAGTTTTGTATTGCCCCTTGGCGCAACAATTAACATGGATGGTACAGCCATTTACCAAGGTGTGGCGGTCATATTCATTGCTCAAGTCTTTGGCGTTTCATTGGATGTGCAGGATTACCTCATGATCATTATGACCTCCACACTGGCATCGATAGGTACGGCTGGCGTTCCAGGGGCTGGTTTGATCATGCTGTCTTTGGTTTTATCTACGGTAGGGTTACCGCTGGAAGGGCTTGCGATTGTCGCTGGCATCGACCGAATCCTTGATATGGCGAGAACCAGCGTGAATGTGTGTGGCGATCTTATGATTTCGGTGTTAATCAGCAAAAGTGAGAAAGGATTGGATACATCCGTCTACGAGAAGTAA
- the rbsC gene encoding ribose ABC transporter permease yields MSTKTLDKSAPESGKKLFSKEWLIDQKSLIALLLLIVVVSFLNPNFFTVDNILNILRQTSVNAIIAVGMTLVILTAGIDLSVGSVLALCGAFAASLIAIEVPVLIAVPTALFAGAALGAISGIIIAKGKVQAFIATLVTMTLLRGVTMVYTDGRPISAGFTDTADAFAWFGTGYALGIPVPVWLMVGVFAAVWYLLNHTRFGRYVYALGGNESATRLSGINVDRVKIGVYAICGLLAALAGIIVTSRLSSAQPTAGMGYELDAIAAVVLGGTSLMGGKGRIMGTLIGALIIGFLNNALNLLDVSSYYQMIAKAVVILLAVLVDNKNK; encoded by the coding sequence ATGAGTACCAAAACCTTAGATAAATCCGCACCGGAAAGTGGCAAGAAACTGTTTAGTAAAGAATGGCTAATCGACCAAAAGTCGCTGATTGCGTTGTTGCTTTTGATTGTTGTGGTGTCGTTTTTAAATCCGAATTTTTTCACCGTAGACAACATTCTTAACATCCTTCGTCAAACATCGGTTAACGCCATTATCGCTGTGGGAATGACACTGGTTATTTTAACGGCGGGCATCGACCTAAGTGTCGGCTCCGTGCTGGCGTTGTGTGGTGCATTTGCTGCCAGCCTAATAGCGATTGAAGTTCCCGTACTCATTGCTGTACCTACCGCTTTGTTTGCTGGTGCTGCACTGGGAGCCATTAGCGGCATCATTATCGCTAAAGGGAAAGTTCAAGCCTTTATCGCGACGCTGGTAACAATGACATTACTACGCGGCGTGACCATGGTTTACACCGATGGTCGCCCAATCTCTGCAGGGTTTACCGACACAGCAGATGCCTTTGCTTGGTTTGGTACGGGGTACGCGTTAGGTATACCTGTTCCCGTTTGGTTGATGGTTGGAGTGTTTGCTGCGGTTTGGTATTTGCTCAACCACACACGTTTTGGTCGCTATGTTTACGCTTTGGGCGGCAATGAATCCGCGACGCGTCTTTCTGGCATCAATGTGGATCGCGTAAAAATCGGCGTGTATGCGATTTGTGGTCTGCTGGCGGCGTTGGCCGGCATCATTGTGACATCACGTTTATCTTCTGCTCAGCCAACCGCTGGAATGGGGTACGAGCTCGATGCTATTGCCGCTGTTGTGCTGGGTGGTACAAGCCTAATGGGCGGAAAGGGTCGCATCATGGGGACGTTAATTGGTGCGCTGATTATCGGCTTCTTAAACAACGCTCTGAATCTATTAGATGTGTCTTCTTACTACCAAATGATCGCAAAAGCTGTGGTGATTCTTCTGGCAGTACTGGTAGACAACAAAAACAAGTAA
- the rbsA gene encoding ribose ABC transporter ATP-binding protein RbsA: MTQAILQLSDIEKAFPGVKALDKASLKVYPGRVMALLGENGAGKSTLMKVLTGIYSKDSGAIRYQDKSATFKGPRDSQQAGISIIHQELNLIPELTIAENIFLGREQTNKFGRIQWRKMYEAADALLARLNVKHSSKTLLGDLSLGEQQMVEIAKALSFESKVIIMDEPTDALTDTETESLFRVINELRDQGCGIVYISHRLKEIFEICDDITVLRDGKFIGECAVNETNEDGLIEKMVGRKLEEQYPRVDVNHGDVCLEVRGLTGSGVHDINFALNRGEILGVSGLMGAGRTELMKVIYGALPIERGVINLNGKTINPVSPQDGLSNGIAYISEDRKGDGLVLGLSVKENMSLCALDQLTKGVQIQHGDEAIAVEDFIQLFNIKTPTRDQIIGNLSGGNQQKVAIAKGLMTKPKVLILDEPTRGVDVGAKKEIYQLINKFKSEGMSIILVSSEMPEVLGMSDRILVMHEGRISGEFDAKDADQEKLLACAVGKKINEEAA, from the coding sequence ATGACTCAAGCCATTTTGCAACTCAGCGATATCGAAAAAGCGTTTCCGGGCGTTAAAGCATTAGATAAAGCGAGCTTAAAAGTTTATCCGGGGCGCGTCATGGCGCTTTTGGGAGAAAACGGTGCTGGAAAATCAACCCTGATGAAAGTTTTAACAGGCATTTACTCCAAAGATTCTGGTGCCATTCGCTATCAAGATAAGTCCGCGACTTTTAAAGGGCCACGAGACTCACAGCAAGCGGGTATCAGTATCATTCACCAAGAGTTGAACCTCATTCCTGAACTGACCATTGCAGAGAACATCTTTCTGGGGCGCGAGCAGACCAATAAATTTGGGCGTATTCAATGGCGAAAAATGTACGAAGCGGCTGATGCTTTACTGGCTCGCTTAAACGTAAAGCACAGCTCGAAAACGTTATTGGGCGATTTAAGTCTTGGCGAGCAACAGATGGTTGAAATCGCTAAGGCACTGTCGTTTGAATCCAAAGTTATCATCATGGATGAACCGACCGATGCGCTCACCGACACTGAAACGGAGTCTTTGTTTCGTGTTATCAATGAACTGCGAGATCAAGGCTGCGGCATTGTTTATATCTCTCATCGATTGAAAGAGATCTTTGAAATCTGCGACGACATAACCGTTTTACGTGATGGTAAGTTCATCGGTGAATGTGCAGTCAACGAGACCAATGAAGACGGGCTTATCGAGAAGATGGTCGGTCGCAAATTGGAAGAACAATACCCACGTGTTGACGTTAACCACGGAGACGTATGCTTAGAGGTTCGCGGCTTAACGGGATCGGGTGTGCACGATATCAATTTTGCGCTTAATCGAGGTGAAATTCTGGGTGTATCTGGGCTAATGGGAGCCGGGCGAACGGAATTAATGAAAGTGATTTACGGCGCGCTGCCTATTGAGCGTGGCGTTATCAATTTGAATGGAAAAACCATTAACCCAGTGAGCCCTCAAGACGGTTTATCAAATGGCATCGCGTACATTTCCGAAGACAGAAAGGGCGACGGTTTAGTGCTTGGGTTGTCGGTAAAAGAAAACATGTCCCTTTGCGCGTTGGACCAACTGACAAAAGGCGTTCAGATCCAACATGGTGACGAAGCGATAGCGGTGGAAGATTTCATTCAGCTGTTCAACATTAAAACCCCAACGCGCGACCAAATTATCGGGAATTTATCGGGCGGTAACCAGCAAAAAGTCGCCATTGCCAAAGGGCTAATGACCAAACCCAAGGTGCTGATTCTCGACGAACCCACCCGTGGTGTCGATGTGGGCGCCAAGAAAGAGATCTACCAACTTATCAATAAATTCAAAAGCGAAGGCATGAGCATCATTTTGGTTTCTTCAGAAATGCCAGAAGTGCTGGGCATGAGTGATCGCATTTTAGTGATGCATGAAGGGCGCATCAGTGGAGAGTTTGATGCAAAAGACGCCGACCAAGAAAAGCTGCTTGCGTGTGCAGTAGGCAAGAAAATCAATGAGGAAGCAGCATGA
- a CDS encoding LysE family translocator, whose amino-acid sequence MTIDTLIAFAGITFLLAIVPGPNALLILHTSITAGKRCALANIFGFAVGFFIHAFISAKGLSLLMSQSATAFALFKWVGVIYLLWLGFSNIRSGLRMTKIELDTQKVPKAETLSSGFIKGLLTNLLNPKIVLFYLSIFPQFVEPEFILEQSMLLGGVQSLVVGSWFVVVIFFATKLKAWLSAPKTSRWLNYVSGTLFIGFGATLTNTRI is encoded by the coding sequence ATGACTATTGATACTCTAATTGCTTTCGCTGGCATCACCTTTTTGCTGGCTATCGTACCCGGCCCGAATGCGTTACTTATTCTGCATACCTCTATCACGGCCGGAAAGCGTTGTGCATTGGCCAATATTTTTGGTTTTGCGGTGGGCTTTTTCATTCACGCTTTTATCTCTGCAAAGGGGTTGAGCCTTTTAATGTCTCAGTCTGCTACAGCGTTTGCCCTATTTAAATGGGTGGGCGTCATTTACCTACTTTGGTTGGGCTTCTCGAACATTCGCAGTGGGTTACGAATGACTAAAATCGAGCTTGATACCCAGAAAGTGCCTAAAGCCGAAACCCTTTCCAGCGGCTTTATTAAAGGGCTGCTAACAAACCTTCTCAACCCAAAAATTGTGCTTTTTTATCTGTCGATATTTCCACAATTTGTCGAGCCAGAGTTCATTCTTGAACAGAGCATGCTACTTGGAGGGGTTCAATCTCTTGTTGTGGGAAGTTGGTTTGTTGTGGTGATCTTTTTTGCCACCAAATTGAAAGCTTGGTTATCGGCACCTAAAACGTCTCGCTGGCTCAACTATGTGAGTGGCACATTGTTTATCGGGTTTGGTGCAACGTTAACCAATACTCGAATCTAG
- the rbsB gene encoding ribose ABC transporter substrate-binding protein RbsB, with protein sequence MKKLATLISAAVLSSTVSVSAQAQDTLAIVLSTLNNPFFVTMKDGAEAKAEELGYKLIVLDSQNDPSKELSNVEDLTIRGVKAILINPTDSDAVSNAIRIANRSKIPVLTLDRGASRGEVVSHIASDNVAGGEMAGRYIVEKVGEKAKVIQLEGIAGTSAARERGEGFKKAVEGSQLELLASQPADFDRTKGLNVMENLLAANPNVQAVFAQNDEMALGALRAVQASGKDVMIVGFDGTDDGIAAVNRGKLAATIAQQPDMIGALGVENAVKVLNGGKVKAYIPVPLKVVTK encoded by the coding sequence ATGAAAAAACTTGCAACCCTTATTTCTGCTGCAGTGCTTTCTTCAACTGTGTCGGTATCGGCACAGGCACAAGATACCTTGGCAATTGTACTTTCAACGCTAAACAACCCATTCTTCGTTACGATGAAAGATGGCGCGGAAGCCAAAGCGGAAGAGCTTGGTTACAAACTGATCGTATTGGACTCTCAAAACGATCCAAGTAAAGAGCTTTCGAACGTAGAAGACTTAACCATTCGCGGAGTGAAAGCCATCCTTATTAATCCAACGGATTCTGATGCCGTATCCAACGCTATTCGCATTGCTAACCGTTCGAAAATTCCAGTTTTAACCCTCGACCGAGGCGCAAGCCGTGGTGAAGTCGTCAGCCATATCGCTTCGGATAATGTGGCGGGCGGTGAAATGGCTGGGCGCTACATTGTTGAAAAAGTAGGCGAGAAAGCGAAAGTCATTCAACTTGAAGGCATTGCAGGTACGTCGGCTGCACGCGAACGTGGTGAAGGTTTCAAGAAAGCGGTAGAGGGCAGCCAGCTGGAACTGCTTGCCAGTCAGCCTGCGGATTTTGATCGCACTAAAGGGCTGAATGTTATGGAGAACTTGCTTGCTGCGAACCCGAACGTACAAGCGGTATTCGCACAAAATGATGAAATGGCTCTAGGCGCGCTACGTGCTGTGCAGGCATCAGGTAAAGATGTGATGATCGTCGGTTTCGACGGCACAGATGATGGTATCGCGGCGGTTAACCGTGGCAAGCTTGCGGCAACGATCGCCCAACAACCCGATATGATTGGCGCACTCGGTGTAGAAAATGCCGTTAAAGTGTTAAACGGTGGGAAAGTGAAAGCGTACATTCCTGTGCCACTAAAAGTAGTGACGAAGTAA